From the Lathyrus oleraceus cultivar Zhongwan6 chromosome 3, CAAS_Psat_ZW6_1.0, whole genome shotgun sequence genome, the window CACGGTTAATTtatttttagaaatattttggATTTGAATGTGTTTATGATTGCAGCCGAATGCTTCATCAGGCATGGGTGTTGATGAGAACAGCAAAAGCACCTTCATGGAATTGAAGCAGAAGAAGGTTCATCGTTATGTTATCTTTAAGGTCGATGAAAAGAAAAGAGAGGTTGTTGTTGAGAAGACCGGTGGTCCTGCTGAGAGTTATGATGATTTTGCTGCTTCTTTGCCGGAGAATGATTGCAGATATGCTGTGTTTGATTATGATTTTGTTACTTCTGAGAATTGTCAAAAGAGCAAAATCTTCTTCATTGCATGGTTAGTTTTTTCCACCCTTATTAGTTTCGTATATGTTTGGTTCTGTGGCTGAGAAAATTGATTTTGTAAAACTGATTTTGATTAAAAGTGGTTTAAGACAAAGTGATTCATGTTTGGATGACTTTATGGAAAATTGAGTTGATCAGTAAATTTTAGTCTAAAAATCGTATTTAGACTAGAAAGCTTCAAGGAGAATCAATTCTGGAGACATAATGAATTCT encodes:
- the LOC127126055 gene encoding actin-depolymerizing factor, translated to MSFRGLSRPNASSGMGVDENSKSTFMELKQKKVHRYVIFKVDEKKREVVVEKTGGPAESYDDFAASLPENDCRYAVFDYDFVTSENCQKSKIFFIAWSPSTSRIRAKMLYATTKERFRRELDGVHYEIQATDPTEMDLEVLRDRAH